From Candidatus Poribacteria bacterium:
AAACCGAACGCCGAGGCTATTCTTGAGCAGCTTACAGGGTTCGGACTTGTCGTCGGGGTCCGTCGGATGGCGTGGCATCATCCGGATCCGCAGTTCTACGCGAGTTCTGAACTGATTAATGGCGTGAAACTGTTGAAGAAGTTTGACCTCTCTTTTGAACTCTGTGCGAACCATGCGCAGCTTCCCGCGGCGATCGGACTCGTCAAATCAACACCGGATGTGCGGCATGCGCTCAATCACTGCGGAGGACCCGACATAAAAGGCGGGCAATTTGAGCCGTGGGCAACGCATGTCCGTGAGCTCGCTGCCTTTGAGAACGTCCATTGCAAGATATCAGGGATTGTGACAACAGCGAGTGAGAACTGGACACGTGAGGAACTGAAGCCGTATATCCAGCATCTAATAGAGGTATTCAGTTACGATCGGGTCATGTTCGGGAGTGATTGGCCCGTGTGTACCTTAGCGGCGACATATCAGGAGTGGGTCGCGGCACTCTCATGGGCTGTTGAGGACGCTTCGGATGCTGAGAAGAACAGACTCTTTTATCAAAATGCCTCGGAATTTTATTCGATATAGAGTGGCACGCTCCAACACGGTAGGTGCGGTTTCCCAACCGCACCATAACTCTCATTTTAGCATGTAGGCACCACACCCTAATCGCCATGCGGATCCCGGGTTGAACGAAACTGAGAAACGGGACTCTGACTCAGAAACATACCAAACACCAAAACCTCTCAGATACACTCAAAGACACAGTGAAACGCAACTTTAGACTGCTATATCTCAAAAAAGCACTCAGAAAAGCGTTGGGGT
This genomic window contains:
- a CDS encoding amidohydrolase family protein — its product is MLKIIDTHQHLWDTSNLEYPWLEGFDLLGKQYTAEDYREAIGDLNVLRSVHVEGDPAETDVVKEVEWLTQISEEDGMIGAIAAAAPLEKPNAEAILEQLTGFGLVVGVRRMAWHHPDPQFYASSELINGVKLLKKFDLSFELCANHAQLPAAIGLVKSTPDVRHALNHCGGPDIKGGQFEPWATHVRELAAFENVHCKISGIVTTASENWTREELKPYIQHLIEVFSYDRVMFGSDWPVCTLAATYQEWVAALSWAVEDASDAEKNRLFYQNASEFYSI